The following are encoded together in the Syngnathus scovelli strain Florida chromosome 12, RoL_Ssco_1.2, whole genome shotgun sequence genome:
- the cdh5 gene encoding cadherin-5, with product MALLRVWTAGLILAVAAWSVSPGVSEDSAVGKERRQGLAEEIVRKETYPVLSRKKREWIWNSLYVEEEKPAPIPYKIGQLKSSQKVEVKRFKIEGEGADVIFTVDHKGDLFVSKSLDREEKSAYHLTARMYDGNNKLIEDSGDFVVQVTDINDNTPVFPKTYNGSLLERSIIGTKVVEVRATDADDPTTANGELRYSLTPDGDLSAFEIDSITGMISCKVSTLDRETKSQYMVVVRAQDMRGMASGSTATTSVTISVGDINDNIASFTRSTYEVQVPENHKLNTKIGTLEVKDGDQIQNKEPIFSLPNNNKIFYVELGPRKDGNLMLRQALDFETRNSYSFSVQVRENLRNLRFPADNVLTAVTTAQVIVKVLDVDEPPEFSQPMYTFKVPEERLVNNIGIVSARDPDKAGKGIRYSILDKDCPIAINPITGQMSTLRTLDRELEATHMFQVKAQEEPSGLESFVKVNIVVEDVNDNEPQLDVDEIFVCENDNANTVIGTLRATDEDDQPASFTFTLASPSSNFSIRDFGNNSAYVLVNQGPFNLDDPTDYSVDVRISDGGQPIKSSVTKLAIKACRCDARRIPTQCKAEAQKMGVSVHVLIAILLCILTILVIVILFVMKKRYHKDSLAGMKNSGEIHEQLVTYDEEGGGEMDTNGYDVSILTSAFHDGSLLRHPDCLPHPSLYAMVQKSQPHHHQHQMQPASACKGDMAAMIQVKKHDADHDREGFPYDTLHIYGYEGPESIAGSLSSLGSSSSGGSDSDYDFLSDWGPRFRTLAELYGVEESDYYH from the exons ATGGCTTTGCTCCGGGTCTGGACGGCGGGGCTTATTCTGGCCGTCGCGGCCTGGTCCGTCTCACCCGGCGTTTCCGAGGACTCGGCCGTGGGCAAGGAGAGGCGGCAAGGACTTGCCGAGGAGATTGTGAGGAAGGAGACCTATCCTGTTCTATCACGGAAGAAGCGGGAGTGGATCTGGAACTCGCTCTATGTGGAAGAGGAGAAACCCGCACCCATTCCCTACAAGATCGGACAG CTCAAATCCAGTCAGAAAGTGGAGGTGAAGCGGTTTAAAATTGAGGGCGAAGGCGCAGATGTCATCTTTACCGTGGACCACAAGGGTGACCTGTTTGTCAGCAAGTCTCTGGACCGCGAGGAGAAGAGTGCGTACCACCTGACCGCCAGGATGTACGACGGCAACAACAAACTCATCGAGGACTCGGGAGACTTTGTGGTCCAGGTGACCGACATCAACGACAACACCCCCGTCTTTCCTAAAACTTACAACGGATCCCTCTTGGAGAGGTCTATCATAG GCACCAAAGTGGTCGAGGTCAGGGCGACGGACGCCGACGACCCCACCACCGCTAACGGCGAGCTCCGCTACTCTCTGACGCCCGACGGTGACCTGTCTGCCTTTGAAATTGACAGCATCACAG GTATGATCAGCTGCAAGGTGAGCACTCTGGATCGCGAGACCAAGAGTCAGTACATGGTGGTGGTCCGGGCTCAGGACATGAGAGGAATGGCGTCCGGCAGCACGGCTACAACCTCCGTCACCATCAGCGTCGGCGACATTAACGACAACATCGCCTCCTTCACCAGAT CGACGTACGAGGTGCAGGTTCCGGAGAACCACAAGCTGAACACAAAGATCGGCACTTTGGAAGTGAAGGATGGAGATCAGATCCAAAACAAAGAGCCCATTTTCTCTCTgccgaacaacaacaaaatattctACGTGGAGCTCGGCCCTAGGAAGGACGGCAACCTCATGCTCAGACAG GCTCTGGACTTTGAGACAAGAAACAGCTACTCGTTCAGtgtgcaggtgcgggaaaaccTGCGAAACTTGCGCTTTCCCGCTGACAACGTGCTCACTGCTGTCACCACGGCACAG GTGATCGTTAAAGTCTTGGATGTGGACGAGCCGCCGGAATTTTCACAGCCGATGTACACCTTCAAAGTGCCTGAAGAAAGACTGGTCAACAACATCGGCATCGTCAGCGCCAGAGATCCGGACAAAGCTGGCAAGGGTATCCG GTACTCGATCTTGGACAAGGATTGTCCAATCGCTATCAATCCAATCACAGGGCAGATGTCCACCCTGAGGACTCTGGACCGCGAGCTGGAGGCCACACACATGTTCCAAGTTAAAGCCCAAGAGGAGCCAAGCG GTTTGGAGTCTTTTGTCAAAGTCAACATTGTCGTGGAGGATGTCAATGACAACGAGCCCCAACTGGATGTGGACGAGATCTTTGTGTGCGAGAATGACAACGCAAACACG GTGATCGGAACTTTGAGGGCCACCGATGAGGACGACCAGCCGGCCTCGTTCACCTTCACTCTGGCTTCTCCCAGCTCCAACTTTTCCATCAGAGATTTTGGCA ACAACAGTGCGTACGTCCTGGTCAATCAGGGACCGTTCAACCTGGACGACCCCACGGATTACAGCGTGGACGTGAGGATCAGCGACGGAGGGCAACCCATCAAGTCCAGCGTCACCAAACTGGCCATCAAG GCGTGCCGCTGCGACGCCAGACGCATCCCAACTCAGTGCAAGGCCGAGGCGCAGAAGATGGGAGTGAGCGTCCACGTCCTCATCGCTATTCTACTCTGCATACTCACCATCTTGG TGATAGTCATCCTATTCGTGATGAAGAAGCGCTACCACAAAGACTCCCTGGCCGGTATGAAGAATAGCGGCGAGATCCACGAGCAGCTCGTCACCTACGACGAGGAAGGCGGAGGCGAGATGGACACCAACGG CTACGACGTTTCTATCCTGACATCAGCATTCCACGACGGCTCCCTCCTCCGCCACCCTGATTGCCTCCCCCACCCGTCTCTCTACGCTATGGTCCAGAAGTCCCAGCCCCACCATCACCAGCACCAAATGCAACCCGCCTCCGCTTGCAAAGGCGACATGGCGGCCATGATCCAGGTGAAGAAACACGATGCGGACCACGACCGCGAAGGCTTCCCGTACGACACCCTGCACATCTACGGATACGAGGGCCCCGAATCCATAGCGGGGAGCCTCAGCTCGTTGGGAAGCTCCTCAAGCGGAGGCTCAGACTCGGACTACGACTTCCTAAGCGACTGGGGCCCCAGGTTCAGGACCCTGGCTGAGCTGTACGGCGTGGAAGAGTCGGATTACTACCACTAG